One window of the Brevibacterium limosum genome contains the following:
- a CDS encoding alpha/beta fold hydrolase: protein MRSRQSQPITTRLGSHSTAAWVYPGDRQQRPLLMVHGFRGDHHGMDLIAGAITDREVIVPDLPGFGLTVPLDSGSSLSAFVDYLVALRTEIARQRGMPPILVGHSFGSILVSHLAARHRETVDELVLINPITSPALEGPARFLTRATRAYYALGARLPERAGRSLLSNAAIVRAMSVAMATTRDPGLRRYIHDQHGQHFSSFADRASLAEAFATSVAHTVTEVADHLTMPTLVIAGDKDAIAPIGPTRAFVAELSDVEFVELHGVGHLVHYERSEEAASAITEFCHRRL, encoded by the coding sequence GTGCGGTCACGGCAATCACAGCCGATCACGACTCGGCTGGGCTCGCACAGCACGGCCGCGTGGGTCTATCCGGGGGACCGGCAGCAGCGTCCCCTGCTGATGGTGCATGGTTTCCGAGGAGACCACCACGGAATGGACCTCATCGCCGGCGCCATCACCGACCGCGAGGTGATCGTGCCCGATCTGCCGGGTTTCGGGCTCACTGTGCCTCTGGACTCGGGGTCGTCACTCTCTGCGTTCGTCGACTACCTCGTCGCTCTGCGGACCGAGATCGCTCGGCAGAGAGGTATGCCTCCGATCCTCGTGGGACACTCGTTCGGGTCGATCCTGGTCAGCCACCTCGCGGCTCGGCATCGGGAGACGGTCGACGAACTCGTGCTCATCAACCCGATCACCAGCCCGGCACTGGAAGGTCCTGCACGGTTCCTCACCCGGGCGACCCGCGCCTATTACGCCCTCGGTGCGCGGCTGCCCGAGCGCGCCGGTCGCTCTCTGCTCAGCAATGCTGCGATCGTCCGGGCCATGAGCGTGGCCATGGCCACGACCCGCGACCCCGGCTTGCGCCGGTACATCCATGACCAGCACGGTCAGCACTTCTCGTCGTTCGCCGACCGAGCGTCCCTGGCGGAGGCCTTCGCGACATCCGTCGCTCACACCGTCACCGAGGTGGCCGACCACCTGACGATGCCCACGCTCGTCATCGCCGGGGACAAGGATGCGATCGCCCCCATCGGACCCACCCGAGCATTCGTCGCGGAGCTCTCCGATGTCGAATTCGTGGAATTGCACGGGGTGGGCCACCTCGTGCACTACGAACGATCGGAGGAAGCCGCCTCGGCGATCACGGAATTCTGTCACCGACGACTCTGA
- a CDS encoding MFS transporter, whose translation MTDSDIPAAARLSAGQQSPPTLFSAVGRSYFPIAFVARMPFAMIVVGVLTLVVAGRGSLSLGGINSAMVGLGTALFGSFIGAAADRWGQRYVLLIVGVLNCLALTFMAWVVFSPLPDSVVFIAAFAIGATSPQVAPMSRSRIVGIVMTALPSTRRPKVLNATMAYESAADEVIFVFGPFLVGLLATFFTPVAPIIGAIVMTLVFVSAFALHPTGRARSAGTSNSRGERAPAKDIFTAGVFVIILGVFGVGMVFGSTLTALTALTNDIGRPEEAGLIYGVMGIGSAVLAISVALFPSAFALWARLLSFAPVLVTGSVILASTESMPVIVMALLLMGTGIGPSLVTLFSLAAERAPLGRSATVMSMAGSAIIVGQSVSSAINGILAEDQGTAVAMAVPVAASAIVLCAGVLNLVVGRRDDRKAARPSRQRVTGAQDEI comes from the coding sequence ATGACAGACAGCGATATTCCCGCCGCGGCTCGACTCTCCGCCGGGCAGCAGTCCCCACCGACTCTGTTCTCGGCCGTCGGACGCAGCTATTTTCCGATCGCCTTCGTCGCCCGCATGCCGTTCGCGATGATCGTCGTCGGTGTCCTCACCCTCGTCGTGGCCGGTCGCGGATCACTGAGCCTGGGCGGAATCAACTCCGCCATGGTCGGATTGGGCACGGCCCTGTTCGGATCGTTCATCGGGGCGGCAGCCGATCGCTGGGGACAGCGCTATGTTCTGCTCATCGTCGGGGTCCTCAACTGTCTGGCCCTGACCTTCATGGCCTGGGTCGTCTTCAGTCCGCTGCCCGATTCCGTCGTCTTCATCGCCGCGTTCGCGATCGGTGCCACCTCGCCCCAGGTGGCACCGATGTCACGGTCACGCATCGTCGGCATCGTCATGACGGCACTGCCGTCGACGAGGCGGCCGAAGGTGCTCAACGCCACGATGGCCTACGAATCCGCCGCCGATGAGGTCATCTTCGTCTTCGGGCCCTTCCTCGTCGGCCTCTTGGCAACGTTCTTCACCCCAGTCGCCCCCATCATCGGCGCCATCGTGATGACGCTCGTCTTCGTCTCCGCCTTCGCCCTGCATCCGACGGGGCGGGCACGCTCGGCAGGGACGTCGAACAGCCGCGGCGAGCGCGCTCCGGCGAAGGACATATTCACCGCCGGTGTCTTCGTCATCATCCTCGGCGTCTTCGGCGTCGGGATGGTGTTCGGCTCCACGCTCACGGCTCTGACCGCCCTGACCAACGACATCGGCCGACCGGAGGAAGCCGGCCTCATCTACGGTGTCATGGGCATCGGCTCTGCGGTGCTGGCGATCTCGGTGGCGCTCTTTCCCTCAGCGTTCGCGCTGTGGGCCCGGCTGCTGTCCTTCGCGCCCGTTCTGGTCACAGGATCTGTCATCCTCGCATCGACTGAATCGATGCCGGTCATCGTCATGGCTCTGCTGCTCATGGGCACGGGAATCGGCCCGAGCCTCGTCACCCTCTTCAGTCTCGCTGCCGAACGCGCACCGCTCGGACGGTCGGCGACGGTGATGTCAATGGCGGGGTCGGCGATCATCGTCGGCCAATCGGTGTCCTCGGCGATCAACGGAATCCTCGCCGAGGATCAGGGGACGGCCGTGGCGATGGCTGTTCCGGTGGCCGCCTCGGCGATCGTCCTGTGTGCCGGCGTGCTCAATCTCGTGGTCGGCAGACGTGACGACCGGAAGGCAGCCAGGCCATCACGGCAGCGCGTCACTGGGGCCCAAGACGAGATCTGA
- a CDS encoding universal stress protein, translated as MSETVTTRRLVVGYIATDRGRDAISLAISIARSIDVELVVTIVRPESSTILAGSAVPKDGAGIVAQQIDDWLNEALALIPDDVRARGTIHIASNESKGLTEVAEEEGALGIVIGARATTLMRQLRIGTVASSLLHSSTVPVVLAPSGRSDIGPISRVTALYGARPGASALIGAAVESAFGLGVDVRLLSLIENDGLYDDEVAEITEFAEQYGGAVLADQASEMLASGRATVRSKAGADIEEAAETIEWQPGDLAFIGSSRLGRGGKVAIGARARRLLRVLPVPVVVVPRRAVSRLNTSETD; from the coding sequence ATGTCAGAGACCGTCACCACCAGGCGCCTGGTCGTCGGATACATCGCCACGGATCGGGGCCGGGATGCGATCTCGCTCGCCATTTCGATCGCTCGGTCCATCGACGTCGAGCTCGTGGTCACCATCGTCCGTCCCGAATCGTCGACGATCCTCGCCGGCAGCGCCGTGCCGAAGGACGGCGCCGGAATCGTCGCCCAGCAGATCGACGACTGGCTCAACGAGGCCCTGGCTCTCATTCCCGACGACGTCCGAGCTAGGGGCACCATCCACATCGCCTCGAACGAGTCCAAGGGTCTCACGGAGGTCGCTGAGGAGGAAGGTGCGCTGGGCATCGTCATCGGTGCACGGGCCACGACCCTCATGCGGCAGCTGCGCATCGGCACGGTGGCCTCGTCGCTGCTGCATTCGTCGACTGTGCCCGTCGTCCTCGCCCCGTCGGGCAGGTCGGACATCGGACCGATCTCGCGCGTGACCGCACTCTACGGTGCTCGCCCGGGCGCGTCGGCACTCATCGGGGCTGCCGTCGAATCGGCCTTCGGCCTCGGCGTCGACGTCAGGCTGCTCTCGCTGATCGAGAATGACGGACTCTATGACGACGAGGTCGCCGAGATCACCGAATTCGCCGAGCAATACGGTGGAGCTGTGCTGGCCGACCAGGCTTCGGAGATGCTTGCCTCGGGCCGTGCGACCGTGAGATCGAAGGCCGGCGCCGATATCGAAGAAGCCGCGGAGACCATCGAGTGGCAGCCCGGGGACCTCGCCTTCATCGGCTCGAGCCGTCTGGGCCGCGGAGGCAAGGTGGCCATCGGTGCGCGTGCCCGTCGACTTCTGCGTGTCCTGCCCGTACCCGTCGTGGTCGTTCCCCGCCGCGCGGTCAGCCGACTGAATACCTCCGAAACCGACTGA
- a CDS encoding phage holin family protein, producing MNFLSRVIVNACAIWVAAWILPGVAITGNRVVEDQAGPIPAMIISYLVIGLIFGLANAFIKPILSFVSAPITCLTLGLFSIVINAIMLALTSWLSGFTPFEFTIDSFFFSAILAAIIVSIVSALLGWLVPERSAEHDRR from the coding sequence ATGAACTTCTTGTCTCGCGTCATCGTCAACGCATGTGCGATCTGGGTGGCCGCCTGGATTCTGCCGGGTGTGGCGATCACAGGGAACCGGGTCGTCGAAGACCAGGCCGGACCGATTCCGGCCATGATCATCTCCTACCTCGTCATCGGCCTCATCTTCGGGTTGGCGAATGCCTTCATCAAACCGATTCTCAGCTTCGTCTCCGCCCCGATCACATGTCTGACCCTGGGCCTGTTCTCCATCGTCATCAACGCGATCATGCTGGCACTGACGAGTTGGCTGAGCGGGTTCACACCCTTCGAGTTCACCATCGATTCGTTCTTCTTCTCCGCCATCCTCGCGGCGATCATCGTCTCGATCGTCTCCGCCCTGCTCGGGTGGCTCGTCCCGGAGCGAAGCGCCGAGCACGACCGGAGATGA